TATAAGGCCCAAACAAAAACGGAAAACCAAAGTAAAGGGATGCTATGAGGTAGAAGATTCTAATGAAAAATGTTGTGAAACAAACCTTCTTCCACTTTGCAATTAGATTGCGGTCTGCATAGCCTTGATCCATGCAGAACTCATACAGCTCCTTAGATATTTCTTTCCTCCGGTGGTAAAGATCAAAAATATAACGGCTCTTCTGATGTGCTATTTTGAAAATCGGCCATAGTGCCTCACATTTTCTCTTACCATCATGTGGGTCATTTTCAGCTGTTCAAAAGACATAGAACGGTGTCATTGTTAGTTTTATAAGTTCAGCAAACAAGCGACAAAGACAACATTCAGAGCTGTATGCatgagaaaaagagaataacCTTCTCTCATCTTTCCTTGTAGTTCACGAAGAGTGGGCTCTATCAATTCCCAGCCCTCTGGGTACTTGACACGGTTTGTCTTCACCTTCGGCATTATTCTAATGACAATCAAATTGGTAAAATAAGATTGATAAGAAACCTGATACAGGTTACGTAGGCTTTGTCCAAATAAttcctaaaatttttaattccttaataaagaaaaaaaaacagcacaaaaatttgaaagaggGCATATAAACCTGAGAAACGATGAGGCAAGAAAATTTATTCGTCATAAGATCAGCATACTATTGTCCCTTACTTCGCTTGGACAAAAGAAAGTTACAAGAACTAGTAGAGCCAACATTTTTGCATCACtaacatgaatttgatttttcaaaggTTTGCAGTGATTAAGATTTAATAGACAATATTGAACCATAGAGGAGTGGAGAGAGACAGTGACCAATAAATGGAAGTGGGACTTGTGAAAAGCATGTCCAACATGTAATAGCttattagggtttttctttcacAAGTAAAATGAGTTCATAAAAAGCAGGACTAAACCCCCCCACCCCCTCTCCTTCCccctttttttgataggcaaatgtCATAAAAAGCTCCAAATGGAGCACCAACCCAAGTACAAAGGGAGCATACCCAGACCATCCACAGAAAAACATAAACAAAACGAATTGGAAACATACCAAGcaattttatacattttgatAGATAAACTAAGCTGATGTATTAAAAGCACTTGAAAAATACCCACAAAGTACACATGGAATACACAAATAGTGCCACCAAGCAAATTCATATATTAAGAAATGTGAAAGTTTCTTAGGCATCCCTGGTCTATGTTATTTTACACTGGGGGTAGAACTGTAGAGGAGCATGACACTGTAAGAAAATACTGCTTCCCAGACATGTTCCCATGTTCTCATAAAGAGCCACTGAGGTCTATGTTATTTTACACTCGGGGTAGAGCTGTAGAGGAGCATGACACTGTAAGAAAATACTGCTTCCCAGACATGTTCTCATGTTCTCATAAAGAACCACTGAGGCTAACCATATGTTGCCCTCACTGTCATCTACTACTCCAAGGCATTTTAGACACATCAAAATCCAGATTCGTATTGGTACCTAGAGACATAAAGCCCTGTTCCTCTAACCAGGGACTAGGATCTACTTTACTCATGAAAAGAAATCCGAGTCCTTGACTAGACTAACCAATGCACTTCCAGAAAATCAACAAGGCCCAAAAGACTCATTTAATCTCCATGGTAATTGACATATAAAGAGTACCAGAACGGGCTGGCACAAGATTTGGCCACTTCCACGCAATGTCAGAAGATGAATGCCCGTGGGAGGGTCTTTTTGTGCTTCATCCCTATTTGCAGCCCTTTGGCCTTCCCAACATTATTTCCGTTGGTTTTTTTCCTACCCGATGATTAATATTTTAGTACTAAAACACATATTTCCTTGTCCGTTTGAGGGTAACAATGCCTCGTTTAAACTCTGCAATGATCAACATAAACATAGGCATGATTCTGCAACAAATAATTTTCGGGGCTTTACATCAAAGAACTTGCACACATCACCCAACAACACTAAACAAACTCAAAGCATCAGACATCCGCATAAGCTCAGCAgagaaaaagaatgaagaaaaatctAACAGTTTgatctaaaacaaaaaagaattaaacTCCAACGATCCCaactcaaaaatcaaacaactgATTAGGGTTAgagttagggttagggttagagTTGGGGTTAGGGTTTGATAGTGAAAgactagaaaagaaaagaaaaaaaaaaatcggaacGAAGCCATTGATTGTTGCATACCTATGCGAGAGAAAATCAAAATCGAGACTCGGCGCGATCGAAGCTACGCGATGAGCTGAAATCCTTTATGGCGTTCTTCCAAACTCCCCTTCCTGATTCAAATGTTATCCTTTATtactgtttttctttttaaaatctcTTTTTAACGTACCGCGGGGCGCGGGCTTGGGTCGAACGGGCCCAAAATGGGTCTGgcccatcttttttttttaattgaaaaaaataatacaaaatatcGATAAAGTTTTTAAGACGTAAGTCTTTGTAAATCACTAAATTGTAATTGAATGGGTAAAATTGTGTGAGATACAATAAATATACGtgaaaaaaaccttttttattgaaatgtaattttatcataaaagattcaaaataataatttttaagctGAGAAAGTTATAAAGCATTGACtcttcataaattttatttaaattaaattttaaataatttaaaaataatttaaaaaaataatacaatacaaattataaatttaaaactacaTAAAAAAGGTTCACTTtgcttttaaaattactttttttgtaTAATGTATCAATTTATCAAATAGCGggatatatatttgaaataatgttTTTGTATTATAATTCAAATGATATCTTTTGAAGACTTTGGctttaaaagtttaaaagtcCTTGAATAGTCTCTTATAACTATAATTTAAGTCTAAAAATTTAAGGTTtgatttggaagttttgttagTAGTATGGATTCAAATATCGATAAATTTAATCGATAATGCAAAATTAACCACTATCGACTGATATATCAtcaatatttctaaaaatttcccgatatttttaCCGATAATTTCATGTTCTTCTTGCCTTCTTACTTGGTCAACTCAATCAAAGCACGGAtatcattttattgattttaccgaaaattcatttaattgattacacaaaatataagactttttatatcatttatatgataattaattataaataatataaatattaaaaaaatcatacatgtatcacaatttatttatcattaaatgcatttaaattgaatagattatggttttaatattaaatgtattttcaaattaaacatattattatCAATGTAATAAATTTATGTATGATATATTCGtacataaaattaatattatcaatcccttcaaaaaaaaatatatattttaatccaATAATGCAATAGAACCACGattatattcatttttgtgTTAAATGACTATTGTAATGTaaattgtataaattattttcattaaataaaatcaaaattttcttatcttAATTATAAGTGTATATTTCCAAAatccatattttatattattaaaatttaaatatcgatatattcatatttactgatttttttatcattaatcatatttatatcaattacatttacaaaataattttaacatgtgtattattatttattttaagtttttttccaacatttttatgaatttttaacaattttcacccatcaatattttttatcaaaatatcgattaatatttttaatatatctgTAACATTTAAGTATAGATATATTcgtatttattgatattttcatcattgattaGTAGAACCCTCGTCATTAAAAACTTTGAGAATAGTGAATGTAGGTCGAGTCGAGTCAACCCATTACAAAATTGAgtttatatacttattttccgtgctctatttatttgtaatttgttCTTATATTGGTTTTTGCattatttaagtttaaattttcaaaagtgaCATCCACCCTGTTCACACTCTTGAAAGTTCGCCTTTTAAGAGGAATAACAAATCATCCAAAGTATCTATTTATggaatgttttcaaattttaatcattCATTGTTTTATGGAAATAATTATGGTTGCTGAAAaacataaatgattttttttttttaaattaaaaagtttattgattttaattcatgATGATTCCTTCAAAATGGTATTGTATTTCAATTAAAatgtatctatatatattttttaaacatcaaacaatttttcataCCTTTACTTTTTTctaacatttcaaaaaataaaaaaataaaaacacatatattatgttcaaaatttcaattaaaaaataaaattttaaaaaccaaaattcaATCAAAGATGCTTTAAATCAATGAATTTTGTTGTTTTGCTAACCATATTGATACGATCTACACTAAATTATCATTCAAATTAgttgaattttaattaatatttggaattattataaaaaaaaggtaatatttaaagtaattaGAAGATACTTTAAATCGGTAATATTTataagatttgaaaatatttattattaaaatattaaaaataataaaaatatgaaatcagAACgtgtttaaaaacatttttattggaagtatttttttatatttttaagacaattatttattaaatattttttaatttttcagattttttaaaaatatttattaaaatttatcaaataattaaattttaaaatgcttCCTAATATCAGTCACAAAcgaaattcaaattcaaaatgtaagaagaaaaataaaattccatgAATGGTGCATTCAACGTTGAAGTTTGTCGTAATGACtatgaatttcttttaattttgaagGTAATTTGTAAGAGGGTAGTTCAACCAGTGCTGTTGCGCCACGTGTTGATATCTAAAAGGGTCTTTCAGGTTCTGGTATCTGATCGAAGGGGCGATAACGCGTACTTTCCGTAGTAAACCCTGCGCCGTTCCACACCAGAGCAACACCCTCGGGCAGTTTGCACATCCCCATGTGATTATTAAATGCAGTCCACTTAACTAACAGAAAGCACGGTCCCATGGTCGCAACCATGGGACCACCCACTCCTCCGCTGTAGGGTAACAGTTCCCCACTACGTGATTACGTGTATGGagcgaggaaaaaaaaaaaaaaaaaaaatgtcggAACGCTGTTTGTGCTGTGCCTATGAAACGTCCCTCCCTTCTTCTCCACCGACTTTCACACTTCTCAGAGATTCGCGAAAATCTGATTTCCTATAGATTCACTTTCGCTAGGGCTAGGGTGTCAATTCTGAAGATTCAGATCCGTCTCTGAGCTGTCGTCCATGGTTCACAACCCTCAATTTTCCATTTCCAGATCTTGATTTGCCTCAAATTTTGTTggtttttgttggttttttttttttggccaagGATTAGAGCTGGGGTTTCTGACTCGGGTCGGTGAGTCAAAATGCTGGATTGGTGCTTTGGAGCTCGCCGAGTTCGGCAGATGCAGAGGGCGTTCCGTCACGGCAAGATCACACTGATGTGCCTGCTAATGACCGTCGTCGTTCTACGTGGCACCATCGGAGCTGGAAAGTTCGGTACTCCTGAGCAGGACTTCAACGAGATCCGTGAACACTTTCACAATCGGAAGCGAGTCGAGCCTCACCGAGTCCTCGAGGAAGCTGAGGTCAGTACCGAGTCGAGTGAGAGTAATAACTACGCCACATTTGATATATCAAAGCTAACCGTCGACGAAGGGGAGGACGAAAAACCGGATCCGAACAAGCCGTACAGTCTAGGCCCGAAAATCTCCGATTGGGACGAGCAACGAGCTGAGTGGCTTAGAAAAAACCCCAACTTTCCCAATTTTATTGGACCCAACAAGCCTAGAGTTCTTTTGGTTACTGGGTCTTCACCCAAGCCTTGTGAAAACCCGGTTGGGGATCATTACTTGTTGAAAGCAATCAAGAACAAAATCGATTATTGTCGACTTCATGGAATAGAAATCTTTTACAATATGGCACTTTTGGATGCCGAAATGGCTGGGTTTTGGGCGAAGCTTCCTTTGATTAGGAAGCTTTTGCTGTCTCATCCGGAAATTGAGTTTTTGTGGTGGATGGATAGTGATGCAATGTTCACAGATATGGCCTTTGAGGTCCCCTGGGAGCGGTATAAAGATCACAATTTTGTTATGCATGGGTGGAATGAGATGGTGTATGATCAGAAGAACTGGATTGGATTGAATACTGGGAGTTTTTTGCTTAGGAATTGTCAATGGGCATTGGACATTTTGGATGCGTGGGCTCCGATGGGTCCAAAGGGGAAAATTCGGACTGAGGCAGGGAAAATACTCACGAGGGAGCTCAAGGATAGGCCCGTGTTTGAAGCCGATGATCAGTCTGCCATGGTGTATTTATTGGCTACTCAGAGAGATAACTGGGGCGATAAAGTGTACCTAGAAAGTGCATATTATTTGCATGGCTACTGGGGGATTTTGGTTGATAGGTATGAGGAAATGATTAAGAATCATCATCCAGGTCTTGGTGATCATCGGTGGCCGCTTGTAACACATTTCGTGGGGTGTAAGCCTTGTGGGAAGTTTGGGGATTATCCAGTGGAGAGATGCTTGAAGCAGATGGATCGGGCATTCAATTTTGGGGATAATCAGATACTGCAGATTTATGGGTTTACTCATAAGTCACTTGCTAGTCGGAGAGTGAAGAGGACACGAAATGACACGAGCAATCCTCTTGAAGTCAAGGATGATCTTGGGTTGCTTCATCCTGCTTTTAAAGCTGTCAAGGTATCGTCTTCTTGACGGTTTATGGAAGTACTTACTCAAAATCGAGATTGAGATGTTCTTCTCACTTACTGCTGTTTTTGTTCACCTTTAAGTTATAAACCATGTTATTTTGTATGTACTCCCTGGTCACTGTCTGTGGTAGCTCTGGTGATTGTATTCctccatttttctatttttttttttaatttttttttttgtgattttagtgtttaaattatattcattttgaaaagGAATGCATATCATAAATTGTGCCCCTAATATGCAATTTGTATTTTATCATTTGCGAACTGTTAGTTACTATTTGTCTATCACAATGGTCCATGGTTTATGGTTGAATACAACTAAGACCAGCTTTTTTTCTAGAGGGTTTAGAATTTCCTCTTATTGGCTTGTCTAGCTTTTGCATCCATGTTTTTGGCCTTTCCCTTGTTTTAGGTTGAAATGTTGAAAACGCTCTCTGGCTTTGATTAAAAGCCAGCCCGGCCGGGGTCAGCATAGAATGAAGGGGATGGCCCTAGTGTTGCGTTGGCAAAGCCAACTTCTTGGGTTGTGGGTGGAGAAGAGCAGACGTAGGGACTCGGGTCGGGGCGCAGCGTAACTAAGAGAGCCATTCCATTTAGGGCAAGACAGAATGGGCAGGCACGAGCGGTCTGGTGTCTGAGCCGATTGGTCAGACGAATACTTCCAAAGCATATAGGTAACTGACCGCCTGTTATCCCAGAATGAAATGGGATGGAATAGAAAGAATGTGAACTTATAAAATGTAATACAGCTATAGGTACAGATGCAATTGGGTAGACATGACAAAAAAGAGCAAACAAATAATAGGGTCCCTCATAAAAACATTAGAAAGTGGGGATTTTATATGCTAAGAGGACATTGCCAAATTCAAATGCACACGCTATTGAAGCTGAACCTCAAAGTAGCTTTACTTGAGTTAGCATCAGTTGAGAATGTTTAAATATGGCTAGGGAAGCAGAATGAAGTAATGATAAGATATGGGCTTTGTGAGTTGAAGGTTCTAACTTCTAACAAGGTGGAGAGTGCAGTGGAGTGCCAAGAATGATAccatatgaatgaaaaaaaatatatattccgGAGTATATTACTTAAAACAGAGATATATGCTCCCACTGTAATTCTGGCTGCTTAAGAGGGGATGATGAGGAACAATGATGAGAGTGAAGGAGAAGCAGCACCAAGTAAGTAAGGTTTTAATTCTGTGTAGCTCACTTGGGACAGATTGTTTTTGGGATCAATACAGACCTTAACAACCAAAATGAAGGTTGAACAAACCGGAGGTGttgcatttgaattaacaatATAGGAGCCAATGCAGAAGCAGCAGTTTTTGAATTTCtgatagatttattttattggatAGGCCCATAGAAAAATGATGTTGGGGAGCTTGCTTACTACATGCTTAGATCAATACAACCTTTTTTTATAGTCTGCCATCCACGTTGAGAGACTTGTATGAGATTCCCAAAGGCTGTGGTTGGCCTCCCACCCCTGGCAAAGAGGGAATTGATTTTTCCCTATCGTAATTTTAAGCTTTCTCATTTTCTCCCAGATTTGTGTTGTGCACTGGAGGATAAGTCAAAGGATAAGGGAGAACAATTGCCCAACCGTAAGTCATGCCTCTCAGCATTGTATCTGCAATTACCCAGATGTTGCTTGATAAACATAGTGCATACTACAAAATAGTTGTAGGATTTTAATGGTGTGAGAGGCAAAAATACACTTGCACCAATTGCCAGGTAAAAAGCAGCAGAATAATCTAAGTTTGCACAAGAGAATAGAAGTTATAAAACACTTGATAGTTGTGAAAGTACTATGCTGCAATAATTAGTGGTTGATCTATACCCCATGGGTGACTTCCGTTGCAGTTATATCACCTCAAGGTTGTTCATATTAGAGACATTGATGTTGAGCTAAAGAGGTGCCTTACCCAGTTGGTTCCCATTCTCAGTTAGTTGCTCCGAAAGTGGCATTCTCTGTATTAGATCTGAAGGTAAACTGTCTCTTTCATTTCCAGACCACATTTACAAGCACTCACTAAGGCATGTGCGACCTCTACATTTTGACAAAGATTGGTTCTCTGTGCTGAAAAGGTTGTATAACTTCAACACTGCAGCAAACAAACATGACTTAGTGCATGCAGAAAATTCTTCCTTCTTCATCGTGACAAGAAGTTCCAACCCACTTTCGCAAGCATTCACTGAAGGAAGCTGCAACTAAATACATGAACAAAAGCTCACCTCTCCACGCTGAAAGGTTACAGGCTCCAATGCTGCACCAAACCAACATGATTTGGATAAGGTATGAGATATGAAAACAATTCAATCGAAAGCTTCTGAAATCCCATTCTGT
This region of Vitis vinifera cultivar Pinot Noir 40024 chromosome 5, ASM3070453v1 genomic DNA includes:
- the LOC100256218 gene encoding uncharacterized protein LOC100256218 isoform X1, which codes for MPKVKTNRVKYPEGWELIEPTLRELQGKMREAENDPHDGKRKCEALWPIFKIAHQKSRYIFDLYHRRKEISKELYEFCMDQGYADRNLIAKWKKVCFTTFFIRIFYLIASLYFGFPFLFGPYMLTHLEFKNYFTLGWIWNSVIDWEKYTKKIRENLRSNLKGKQCHFKKRNYVTIIFSLGVIFVNNIKFVNIICTFHEWFMNIALDITKTG
- the LOC100256218 gene encoding protein BUD31 homolog 2 isoform X2; the protein is MPKVKTNRVKYPEGWELIEPTLRELQGKMREAENDPHDGKRKCEALWPIFKIAHQKSRYIFDLYHRRKEISKELYEFCMDQGYADRNLIAKWKKPGYERLCCLRCMQPRDHNFATTCVCRVPKHLREEKVIECVHCGCRGCASGD
- the X34.1 gene encoding alpha-1,6-xylosyltransferase (The RefSeq protein has 8 substitutions compared to this genomic sequence); amino-acid sequence: MLDWCFGARRVRQMQRAFRHGKITLMCLLMTVVVLRGTIGAGKFGTPGQDFNEIREHFHNRKRVEPHRVLEEAEVSTESSESNNYATFDISKLTVDEGEDEKPDPNRPYSLGPKISDWDEQRAEWLRKNPNFPNFIGPNKPRVLLVTGSSPKPCENPGGDHYLLKAIKNKIDYCRLHGVEIFYNMALLDAEMAGFWAKLPLIRKLLLSHPEIEFLWWMDSDAMFTDMAFEVPWERYKDHNFVMHGWNEMVYDQKNWIGLNTGSFLLRNCQWALDILDAWAPMGPKGKIRTEAGKILTRELKDRPVFEADDQSAMVYLLATQRDNWGDKVYLESAYYLHGYWGILVDRYEEMIENHHPGLGDHRWPLVTHFVGCKPCGKFGDYPVERCLKQMDRAFNFGDNQILQIYGFTHKSLASRRVKRTRNDPSNPLEVKDDLGLLHPAFKAVKVLFS